The following coding sequences lie in one Niabella agricola genomic window:
- the guaA gene encoding glutamine-hydrolyzing GMP synthase codes for MTEKILILDFGSQYTQLIARSVREANVYCEIIPYSKSFEFEGNLKGIILSGSPFSVNDENAPVISVKSLLGQVPVLGICYGAQLSTKLFGGRVEKSSKREYGRAQMQIGQAGDPLMKAVEARSQVWMSHGDSILELPADFKVLATTESIPVAAFKYSGAAQPLYGLQFHPEVYHSIEGKKILKNFLTDICGCSQDWTPAHFITDTVNELREKIGDRKVIMALSGGVDSTVAATLIHKAIGSRLYGIFVDNGVLRKGEFEQVLETYKQLGLNIKGVDAKATFYKELKDNPDPETKRKIIGRLFIDVFQEEANQLTDISFLGQGTIYPDVIESVSVHGPSVTIKSHHNVGGLPEKMHLSLVEPLRFLFKDEVRKVGRELGIPAELIDRHPFPGPGLAIRILGEVTEEKVKLLQEADAIYINALKESGLYATVWQAGTILLPVKSVGVMGDERTYEYTVALRAVTSVDGMTADWAHLPYDFLANVSNEICNNVRGINRVVYDISSKPPATIEWE; via the coding sequence ATGACCGAAAAAATCTTAATACTTGATTTTGGCTCCCAGTATACCCAGCTCATTGCACGCAGCGTAAGGGAAGCCAATGTTTATTGCGAAATCATTCCTTATTCCAAGTCATTTGAATTCGAAGGCAATTTAAAAGGAATTATCCTTTCCGGATCGCCCTTTTCGGTAAATGATGAAAATGCGCCGGTTATCAGCGTAAAAAGTCTCCTGGGACAGGTGCCGGTTTTGGGCATTTGTTATGGAGCACAACTTTCTACCAAGCTCTTTGGCGGAAGAGTAGAGAAAAGCAGTAAACGGGAGTATGGAAGGGCACAGATGCAGATCGGCCAGGCGGGAGATCCATTAATGAAAGCCGTAGAGGCCCGGAGCCAGGTATGGATGAGCCATGGTGACAGCATTCTGGAACTTCCTGCAGATTTTAAAGTGCTGGCCACTACAGAAAGCATACCGGTAGCGGCATTTAAATATTCCGGAGCAGCGCAACCGCTTTATGGGTTGCAGTTTCATCCCGAGGTATACCACAGCATTGAAGGAAAAAAAATATTAAAGAATTTTCTTACGGATATCTGCGGCTGCAGCCAGGACTGGACACCGGCGCACTTTATTACCGATACGGTAAATGAGCTGCGTGAAAAGATCGGCGATCGTAAAGTGATCATGGCATTGAGTGGTGGGGTAGACAGTACTGTTGCGGCTACGCTGATTCATAAAGCGATCGGAAGCCGGTTGTATGGTATTTTTGTAGACAACGGGGTACTGCGAAAAGGCGAGTTTGAGCAGGTGCTGGAAACCTATAAACAACTGGGGCTGAATATTAAAGGCGTTGATGCCAAGGCCACTTTTTATAAAGAATTAAAAGACAACCCCGATCCTGAGACCAAGCGGAAGATTATTGGCCGTCTCTTTATTGACGTGTTTCAGGAAGAAGCCAATCAATTAACGGATATCAGTTTCCTGGGTCAGGGAACTATTTACCCCGATGTGATCGAAAGTGTTTCGGTACATGGTCCTTCGGTAACGATTAAATCGCATCACAATGTAGGCGGACTTCCGGAAAAAATGCACCTCTCCCTGGTGGAGCCCCTGCGCTTTCTTTTTAAAGACGAAGTAAGAAAAGTAGGCCGTGAGCTGGGAATACCCGCTGAACTGATCGACCGGCACCCGTTCCCGGGACCTGGTCTGGCAATTCGTATATTGGGTGAGGTAACCGAAGAAAAAGTCAAATTATTGCAGGAAGCGGATGCCATCTACATCAATGCACTAAAAGAAAGTGGTTTGTATGCAACGGTTTGGCAGGCCGGAACAATCTTATTACCGGTAAAGAGTGTAGGTGTAATGGGAGATGAGCGTACGTATGAGTATACTGTAGCTTTGCGGGCAGTAACCAGTGTAGATGGTATGACGGCGGACTGGGCGCATCTTCCTTATGATTTCCTGGCCAATGTTTCCAACGAAATCTGCAACAATGTAAGGGGAATCAACCGCGTGGTTTATGATATCAGCAGCAAACCGCCGGCTACCATAGAATGGGAATAA